Part of the Octopus sinensis linkage group LG10, ASM634580v1, whole genome shotgun sequence genome is shown below.
CAGCCTAATGATACCAACTAGCAATAGCAGTCTTATGGGGTTGCATTGAGCTGcgccgatataatgtaggataaatatagtaataataatgataaaattccatggatggaatttataaatattttaatgcaccaCTATGCGCGTTTCCACAAACTGGATGTTTCTTACGATCATAGTCCGTATTCCTGGAATGATTACAGTACAGGCCGTAGTATCAATGGATATCGGGTGGatcatattcatgtatttatctcCTGCGATATGGCATTCACGCTGGGTGCAGCGAATGTACAACTGAAGGGTTGTTCATCAATTTTAACCAATGACCAAGTTTATTGGGGAATGTGAGCAGTTATGCGTGTATttggtagtagaagtagaaggTGATCCTTAAAAAGCAGAAAATGTTATAGGGACCAAAGGGAAACGAGAAACCACAACACTAAGAAGCTacgaataaatattattattattattattattattataagtagtagtagtagtagtagtagtagtagtagtagtagtagtagtagtagtagtagtgagctggcagaatcgttagcacaccgagcgaaatgcttagcggtatttcgcctgtctgtacgttctgagttcaaatttccccggagtcgactttgcctttcatcctttcagggttgataaattaagtactagctgcatacagggtcgatctaatcgacttccccctctcaccaaatttcaggcattgtgcctatagtaaaaaggattattattatcattattattattattattattattattattattatcattattattgactttTATCAAATTAGTCCTTAATACTTGATCctgtgcagctactaacaaactttctgtctccctcttcagctttcccttctgcaaccataaccatgtctcactactactatttgctgaaactatcttttggaatctaccatgcaacacCTCCTACCAggcagataatttctgttcttttttctggttttaagtTCGTTTGatttggtttccctatgtcttgctgtgcctctagcagcttttaataaactttcttcactgttacctacataggagtctctatctactctagctaactccatgcAGTCTTCCACTGATATTAATCCTCTcccaccttcctttctaggtaggtataatcttgctGCTCCTGTCCTTGGGTgtagtcctccattcatattgaattcctaccTAGTTATTCTGTGCAGCTGTACTAATGCagttttgtccaatctacaaaagctgcagagtatctaagtaatgagactgcccaagtatttacagcctttaCTAGATTCGGACcgtttagttttgatttcattagcttcctcaccttCCGATGTattccttctcaattttcgttttcatttctattgTTAGTACTCTGCCAGATTCTAATACTCTTAGATtcttataactctctccttctttcaataattttaatgtcttgccatctggtaattggatgccttcgctgttgaatacctgtccccttctcatgactaatattgcacacttatctacgCCTATATCATTGCTGAATAGACTTACAGTCTgtattcttactaaaaagcttcagatcatccacgTAGAGCAAATGATTAATTTTTCCCTTACTTTTTCTGAACTGATAACCTGCTTTACCTTCTTTAATACTAATCGGAGGCGGGGGATCAAACATAGAACAAATATTAAAGAGACAACTAGTCCCCTTGGAAAATTCGTTTTTTGATATTAACATTCCTTAAAagtgtgtcacctgagtagagatctaaTTTCCTTTTCTTCATGCTATGCTTAACAGACTCAAACATTTACTTATCCACTGCTCAGTCACTTCAAACATACCCTTCTCTACCCAAagtgttaacatccgttttctatagcCCCTTCTTTTAGCttcactttctaagtagcactgTATCACTATCCTGTTTTCTTCGCTGGTCGACTTCCTCCTCCTTATCGAGCGTGATGCCTTCTCTTAAAGGTCCAGCTTCATTTTCGCTGTTACAACCAGTTTTTCGGAAACTCCTGTCTCTCATAAACCACTATTATTTCTCGACATCTCAAAGTTTCAAGCAACATTCTATTGCATCATTTGTTGTACCTTTGTGCTGGTGAGGTACTGCATTTTTTTGGCGGTGGGGTATATTGCATTGTATCAGTACCTTTTGTTATGGGGTTTTGTTTGAGTCTTCAGTTGTTTGAGTTTTTatcttgtgtgtttttatgtagcGCAGGCTGTGTTCTTCTGTCGGGTATCGGCCTTCTATGGCACATGTCGTgggttttgttcattttgttgggTATTTACAGTATTAGCTTATTCTTGTATGATTTTGTAGGGCGTTgcatagtagtgtgtgtgtgtgtgtgtgtgtgtgtgcgcgcgtaactCTTAAATCAACTTTTTTATAGTATTTATGATTACCCGTCCGCTGTTATTTTGcttgggttttattattattggtttattattattatcattattattattattattattattattattattattattattattattattattattattattccgagcgccaaactaatacacccgtttgttgttcatacacctgcttgttgttcacacACCTGTTTGCtgttcatacatctgtcttcgtgtatgtatgtatttatgtatgtatgtatgtatgtatttatgtatgtatgtatgtatgtatgtatgtatgtatgtatgtatgtatgtatgtatgtatgtatgtatgtatgtatgtatgtatgcatgtatgtatttatgtatgtatgtatgtatgtatgtatgtatttatgtatgtatgtatgtatgtatgtatgtatgtatgtatgtatgtatgtatgtatttatgtatgtatgtatgtatgtatgtatgtatgtatttatgtatgtatgtatgtatgtatgtatgtatgtatgtatgtatgtatgtatttatgtatgtatgtatttatgtatgtatgtatgtatttatgtatgtatgtatgtatgtatgtatgtatgtatgtatgtatgtatgtattatgtatgtatgtatgtatgtatgtatgtatgtatgtatgttatgtatgtatgtatgtatgtatgtatgtatgtatgtatgtatgtatgtatttatgtatgtatgtatttatgtatgtatgtatgtatgtatgtatgtatgtatgtatgtatgtatgtatgtatgtatgtatgtatttatgtatgtatgtatgtatgtatgtatgtatttatgtatttatgtatgtatttatgtatgtatgtatgtatgtatgtatgtatgtatgtatgtatgtatgtatgtatgtatgtatgtatgtatgtatgtatgtatgtatttatgtatgtatgtatgtatgtatgtatgtatgtacgtatgtatgtatgtatgtatttatgtatgtatgtatttatgtatgtatgtatgtatttatgtatgtatgtatgtatgtatgtatgtatgtatgtatgtatgtatgtatgtatgtatgtatgtatgtatgtatgtccgttaTATGTTGTATGTGCAGGCGCTCACGATCGTACGGTTGTCTGTTTGCTGGTATCCTTCAACATGACACTTGATGtcacgttgttccagtttactcagcaggcaaaaatgagttgtacccgtAATCCAAAAGTAGCTAGCCTTGTCAtgctggaagcactccgtcggttacgacgacgagggttccggttgatccgaatcaacggaacagcctgctcctgaaattaacgtgtatgtggctgagcactccacagacacgtgcacccttaacgtagttctcggggatattcagcgtgacacagagagtgacaaggccggccctttgaaatacaggtacaacagaaacaggaagtaagagtgagagaaagttgtggtgaaagagtacagcagggatcaccaccatcccctgccggagcctcgtggagctttaggcgttttcgctcaataaacactcacaacgcccggtctgggaatcgaaaccgcgatcctacgaccgcgagtccgctgccctaaccactgggacattgcgcctccctagccttgtcatattctgtgtcacaatGAATCtgcctaagaactacgttaagggtagtcGTACTTGCGGATTGCTCGgtcacttgcacgttagtttcacTAGCGGGGGATTCCGTTGACCTGATCAACAGCGAcgctcgtcgtcataaccgacggcgTCAGTTATATGCAGTAAGCAATAGAAGCAGGATTAGCTTAAAATATCCATTTATGTATCATATTTCACGTAAATACATCGTTAAAAGGTAAATTTACTGCATTATTCGTCCGAAGATATTCGATGATGGACGTGTTATGTATAAAAATACTGAGTAGTCACAAGTCACTGCTGTGATGCTTTTCGTTccgtccgatatatatatatattcattttaaacatagcacgtaagtacacacacacacacacacacaaacacatgttttgAGAGGGGCGGAGTATAtcataaccactcataataaaaaggaatactggtgtattgaaccagtgaagacctcagtaaaatgtaagcacaacagacctgatataatgatttggaatagggaagagaaactgtgcacagttttggaaattagctgcccagcggatgttcacataaagctgaagatcagtgaaaaagagaacacgtATGCTggttcgtatttattttatcgaccctgggtgggggatgaaagacaaagtttgaTAGTGGagggaattgaacccggaacttaaATTACCAGTACAAATACTGCAAGCCCAACGGGCTAGCCATTCTGCCACTTTCTGTAAATACAACACAATGATACGTACCGCAGAGAGGAGGGGGTCAAGAATCAATACTTGTTTTAACTCGAATATTTTACTCTTAGACTTCAGTATGTTAAAATATGTATTGCTTTATTTCATCGTATGTGtatgagatgtatgtgtgtgtgtgttatgttagtttaccttcttgttttgttttgttttttttgttttttttttgtttttcgttttcaagAAAGAATGTTAATTTTTACTTTCGGTAAACAATTTTTCCATTTCTGTGAAAATGTAGGATTTCAGAAACATTCTGACGTTATATTGACTTTGAAAGGTGTAACAGTTTGCTGCTTTCTGAAAACACAGGAGTAAAGACTGAGGAAGATCAGCGTAGATACAAACATCACTACCACAAAGGGAGCAATTCCAGAGATCGAAATATGCCGAGGAACAGCTTTTCCCACCTTTGATTTTATAGAAGTTATATAAAGTCTGATCAAGACTCGTAGCTGAACAATTCCCTTTGAACTTTTTCAGAAGTATTTCCCTTATCTTTGATCTCATTTTATCCCGTAGATTCAGAGCGGAGCGGTTCGAATTTTGAACAATGTGATgctctaaaacaaaacaaaatgaaaaatgcatataaatatatttatttaaacattaaatttgttatttttatgaaataaatggtTTCTAAGTGTTGAGATAAATTACGAGGGGCAGTGATTAGTTTTAGCTATTTATAACCTTAAGCGGATGAGATTTAAGGGTTTTCCTGGATTTGACGCCAATCCATCGCCGGAAGCTTACCTACATGATTTGATCGTTGTTCCTCGTAGCAAGCAGAAGCTAAGAACTGAGAGTCGAATGAATACGTTTGCAATGTCGAAATGCTCATCAAAATACTGACAGTTGTTAATAAGCCCCAAGATTTGTGAGTTTCTAATCTCTTCGTCAATACCTTTTCTAATTCATACAGACTAATAAAACTACTAAACTCGGCTTTTAACGAATGCCGTGGCAGTGCtaatcagaaaaaataaaataaacctgtCCTATCATATAAAATAAAGAGTATCAACTGTGTGAAATATTTCAACATCAGGTGcttaaatattggtttgaaagtTTGACACGAAGccagctaagtcaattacatcgaccctagtgctcaactcgtacttattcttagtttatcgactcccgaaaggatgaagggcaaagtcgagctcagcggaattttaaatcagaatgtatagacggacgaaatacttctaatcattttgccaggcgtgctaatgatttttatttatttactgcccacaagggtctacacacaaaggggacgaacaaggacacacaaacggattaagtcgattacatcgaccccagtgcataactggtacttatttaatcgaccccgaaaggatgaaaggcaaagtcaacctcaccggaatttgaagtcagaacgtaaagacaaacgaaatacctatttctttactactcacaaggggctaaacacaaagaggacaaacggattaagtcgattatatcgaccccagtgcgtaactggtacttatttaatcgaccccgaaaggaggaaaggcaaagttgacctcggcggaatttgaactcagaacgtagtggcagacgaaatactgcttagcatttcgcccggcgtgcgtttctgccagctcgccgccttacaaagtGCCTAAATATTCTCATTAGTAATATTCTCATATGCCAATTAATTTCTCGAATCACCAGCACCCATAGAGCAATTACTTATTCTTCGTCACAAGAAAATCATTACTTAGAAGTTTAAGCATTTCACAATAGAACCATGTACTTCTGATTTTGAGCTTGCTGCGCTATAGTACGGGCAGGAAGGTTATTTTGAGAAATGGATGAGGGAATCTTTGAACCAGAATAACTAGAAGCTCTTGTAGATGATATCAGCATGAAAACGGTAAGAGACGAAGAAAGTAAAATCTACATATGAAGTACGTACAGTTTTCTATAGTGAATTTTCAGTATAAAGTGTTGGCTGGATAGCAAAGATGTCTATAAAGAAGGAGTGAGGGATTTGCGTCTCAGATAGGTCTATAAAGCGAGATTAAATGTTTCTAAGcagtgcttatttcattgactctgaagCATGAAGGATCAAGTAAACACAATAGGATTAGAAATCCAAATGTTCGAaattgtaactaaataccacaaggataTTTAGAATCAGATGATCGACTGATTGTAACACTCCATCCCACTAAATCCAATCCAATCTTTCAAAACGACGAAAACTTGTAAAATCTTGTTTCATGCTTGTGTTCGACATCAACTTTactagacacaacacacacataaaaagtagAAAATGAAACATTAACCTTTGTTTAAGTGTGAATCTGTTTCAGCGCGGCATTTGCAACATCTTCCGCCACCGGTACCCTTAGATACTTTTTTCTctgtatttaatattctttgtttCTAGAATAGTaattaaatagaatattttttcttgttctttttttatatagacTTTTTCTTCATCTAGACTTTTTTATAGATAACAAATATAACtattaaatgtttaatatttttatcaacttCTGTAATTAAATGGATGAGTAACTATTACAACTGtggggagacccccttcggtcatgaatgaccataggattgcacctagaaagttaccctccgaggtacaagtccgggcaagattgtttatggaaggccagcagtcgcccatgcataccagcctcccctctctacaccactgatgttatccaagggaaaggccgatacagcttggtaccaacgatgtcacaactcatttctacagctgagttaactggagcaacgtgaaataaagtgtcttactcaagaacacaacacgcagcacggtccaggattcgagctcacaacctcacgattgtaagctcgacgctctaaccactgatccatgcgccttcacaactattacaactactaaaaGTTAAATAGTTAACATTAGTTACACATTTTTAGAAAACTCTAGAATTAACTAGAAGAATAACTATTATAACTATTACAAGTTAAACATTTAATTAATGATTAAATCTAGAATATTTTAATCTGCTgcaataaaatgaataactatCATAACTTCAagaagttaaatatttaattaataattaaatataaaaatattttcattttcttctgtaATTAACTACGCAAATAACTTTTATAACTATTacatgctaaatattaataacttttatattaataatagttaAGTTTTTGTATGGAGATGTCTGAGAGTGATTATCGTAGATGTTGGAAAGATGTTTATTAGAATAATACAAGACGATGGACTCTTCTGTCTATTTTGCCCATTGAGTCACCAGCTGTTTGATCGCTCAGTACTTTTTAATTGCGTACATATTAAttaacttttacaaggaaaagttTGACTGTGAACTCGAAGTTTTTTTCAGACCTGTTTGATAAAGATCAGCCAGCTGAAGCTTTATAGAGTCCGTTAACCTTTACCCTTTGAAcgtttacttatatacatacttatacacacacaacacacacacacatacatacatacatacatacatacatacatacatacatacatacatacatacatacatacatacatacatatatgtgtgtgtgcatgtatgcatatatataaatatatatatatatatgtatatatatatatatacagataagagaaaaaaatctatcagaaaggaactctatctctctttaaaaaatatcttttgataagcataacaaatgcgcaaccggtaaaaataactttcacctaattaaatacactctcccttacttaaattattttgtcagcattttgttcatttccttttcatatatatatataagagataatggtgtcattgagacccaaaggtgtcaggtgatgctgaataagtgctatagaaagaccatagttaagttccagattcggtaatattgcgaataaagggttcaacgttggttctatctcagcgtgtgtgtataagaattttttgcgtaataagataaaaaaaccaaagctgtatagatattagagcatttatagataggtcttacagctgtttctaggatactaattaataatatcccttcatcggagacggtgcatatatatatatatatatatatatatatatatacaatagaaatattaaaattactaagtctctctaaaggagattacggcagcgttactggaaattaatagttatcgccatacttatatggcagccttataaatataagactaaagctgtcgctgattagctccaagaggccaccgcctcaagctagctatttgacacacaacctgcgtccattatatatatatattcaaggggtgctaaaaagttcccaaatttctgtattcttttacagggcttagaaaaactgaaggacaacAGTCATAAGTGTATGAATCGGAGAgacgaatatgttgaataaaattataattaataggtcttcatgtattttttttattcaaagccaggaactttttagcagtCCTGAATTCCCAACGGGGTGGTCATCTTGGTGAATACATTCTAAATCggacaaatattacatttactgtgtatgtgtgtgtgtgtgcgtgtgcgtgtgtgtgtgtgtgtgtgtgtgtgtgtgtgtgtgtgtgtgtgtgtgtgtgtgggtgtgtgtgtgtgtgtgagtgagtatgcatgtgtacatataatgtatatacatgaatgtatacaaaaatcaCTCTTGCAACAGATGTTATATTTACCAGATATTTGTTTTTCGCTTgcaatatattctctcttttggTGTTCGCTTCTGTTTTCTCGCCACTCTTTTTCAGCCTCGTCTTTTGAGTAGAATTTTGAggaatatttcttttaaacagTTTAGTCTTCGATGCCTGAACACATGGAGCTGTGCTATTACTTTTAACTGATTCATTGGATGATCTGAAAGAAGCTGGGCTAGGTTTCATTACATCACTCATCGAGTGACATGACATTCTACTTGTTATCTTTGTTGAAATATTTGGCTTGTAAATATTAAATCTAACAGACTGGTCCTTAGTATCTTTCCcgttgatattttttaaatgttttttactTGATATGTAACTCATTGATCTAACACTGCTCCTACTGGAAATACTTGACTTAGAGTAACTCAATTTCAAAGGAACTTCACGTCTTTTATTCTCCTGTTTCtcattaatttgtttgtttagatcTATGCTTGCCTCACTTACTAATGTATCCGAGACGTTATCAGTAACTTGTTTATAAGCATTTTTATAGCCACTAACTTCTTCAAGAATTGTTTTCACAACATCGGCTATTTCACGAATTTTCTCGAAAGCGTCTTCTTTGTGAAGAAGCATTTCGAAACAACCGACTTCtttgacaaaaatttcaaaagccCCGGCCACGTCATGGATTTTATCAAAAGCATCAGTTTCGTTAAGAATGTTTTCAAAAACATTGGTTTCATCCGGCAATTTTTCCAATGCAATAATTTCATCGCGAAGGTTTTTGAAGGCACAGGATACTTCCTGAAATTTTTCGGCAATACTCTCTTCGTCGGAGACGTTATAGAAAGGTTTAGCTTCACCAGAAATTGCTTGAAGGTCACGATCTTCTCcaggaatatttttcaaaatactaGCCGGCTCGGAAATTGTATGGAAAACGCCAATTTCTTTAGAAACTTGTTCCACGGCATGAGATTCTTCAAAGTCATGTTCTAAAATGCCAGCTTCTTCATGCTTGTGTTTTAAAGAGTTTGTTTCATCAGGAATTCTTTGAAAAATACTAACTTCTTTACTCAAATTTTCGAAAGATAACTTTtctcttgaaaaatctgaaaatgttCTACTGAGTTTTTCTATAGATGAAGAAACTGAAACGCCTTGAAAGTATTCTGGTTCGCTCTTGTTTTGATTCATTGACAAAGGGTAAACAAACTGAAAACAAGTTTCACTCCTCTGTCTCATTGTCGGAACAAAGTTGTTAACATTCTCGCTCAAAACGTTTGATTGAGAGAAACTGAATTGCGGAAGGGGTTCGTATATATTTTGTGAACCATTCGCTTTAACATATTCTTGAGAAATTTGAATAACCTCCCTGTAATCACTGCAGTCAGAGTTTGGTGTTGAAAGCAATCGCCTACCACCAGTTATTTGCCCGTCTTTCGTGTTTTGACTTGCAACTAACGGTGCAGAGATATTTTCGTTCACTTCCTGAATGGCTTCGTTATGTTTTCCTACtcgatttgtttttcttttattatttggaACACtcaattcatttataatattttctgttGGCAAAGTAATACTTGATGCGATAGAAGTAGTTTCTTCACCGTTAGCGTTGTTACTGGTCGACGTAGATTTTGGCGAATTATCTGAAGTACTAGCCATCGGAGAAGAATCTGTTTTGGATTTTGTAGAAGTTGATTTTCCACTTTTTTCCTCGCTGGATTTTAATTCATAACTTTGTACTTGATAATGAGTGCGGAGTCGATAGGCTTTTTTCTTAGTTAAATCGTCGAGATTTAACTTTGCTTTATACAATTTTTGAGGTGTGTTTTCATACGAACCTCCTCTATTCTGGATATCTACGTCCTTGATATTTATGTGATATTTATTAACTTCCGGAAAACATTCTTTATATGATACTTTATGTGCAGTTGTATTTACAGGCTTATTTTCTTCACTAGTTTCTGGATCTTTAATAGATCGCTTTATCATCGG
Proteins encoded:
- the LOC118765226 gene encoding uncharacterized protein LOC118765226; translation: MTFYTNIPFYDTLGFVCFYHGMPFNFRNVFIMARTSHSEKELFTRLRSSSPSRLSFQGIFSEIKSGKVLGYQLQVKIEHEQLTIISYSIEGRTKAETIPLSHVCLDIFDEETRRFCIHFRNGGLRVFQLCVNKSKSPHYTWRDLVTVIRYLSVRKVKPLVGKSVELSTRITCSETAPGALFSRHHIDQNIIFEYFFVELNLKGIGINQLYLGLTDEFFLTASQTLNYLTLQEQIPLQNITIFIISHSFRRIGVFIKNNTFRIFEMCNFSEKDKNLIYWNKLVDIINLKDQDAPNIKHTCSDKSLLTTIHSKDSGVNTDGNNNVYFGDSEDQPDIDLLTDIQYLFELREDERYSATFTDKKPQYFVGAFWNTSHEATRNSLLRKWASCPEIHKCAPVSRNIVEMVPSITKSSSFTFIGSDNENLNLCIQCSYDEFVDEINDNTLLALSRKIMLVQGYKKDIKKLWFSQEKIRDYKYYTKETNQFSPYRNRSNSVDVLNYVRKFEKRNKVDLAERMSIYSLKLPTKLLSTKRPRVMTKRLSNIEAEHLACELTYINKILLLKVRIDDIQSINSQCISEMYANNSLVIWMTFSEQMRNMVVAEVVTQKDMLDRLQAMRYFMKVAIVCWKIQNFNTTANILCAFHSPAIYNVKKAWDWFKMKYPFTYHSFQKLSSVFFEDNCRSYRNAFRKAIDNPPYIPWISHFLNHTVIPTWKTYIHGWKKNRIRNLLNEKLQTLECKSYIANANLYISGLTTKTRSYREWRNMSDPMIKRSIKDPETSEENKPVNTTAHKVSYKECFPEVNKYHINIKDVDIQNRGGSYENTPQKLYKAKLNLDDLTKKKAYRLRTHYQVQSYELKSSEEKSGKSTSTKSKTDSSPMASTSDNSPKSTSTSNNANGEETTSIASSITLPTENIINELSVPNNKRKTNRVGKHNEAIQEVNENISAPLVASQNTKDGQITGGRRLLSTPNSDCSDYREVIQISQEYVKANGSQNIYEPLPQFSFSQSNVLSENVNNFVPTMRQRSETCFQFVYPLSMNQNKSEPEYFQGVSVSSSIEKLSRTFSDFSREKLSFENLSKEVSIFQRIPDETNSLKHKHEEAGILEHDFEESHAVEQVSKEIGVFHTISEPASILKNIPGEDRDLQAISGEAKPFYNVSDEESIAEKFQEVSCAFKNLRDEIIALEKLPDETNVFENILNETDAFDKIHDVAGAFEIFVKEVGCFEMLLHKEDAFEKIREIADVVKTILEEVSGYKNAYKQVTDNVSDTLVSEASIDLNKQINEKQENKRREVPLKLSYSKSSISSRSSVRSMSYISSKKHLKNINGKDTKDQSVRFNIYKPNISTKITSRMSCHSMSDVMKPSPASFRSSNESVKSNSTAPCVQASKTKLFKRNIPQNSTQKTRLKKSGEKTEANTKRENILQAKNKYLKQRILNTEKKVSKGTGGGRCCKCRAETDSHLNKEHHIVQNSNRSALNLRDKMRSKIREILLKKFKGNCSATSLDQTLYNFYKIKGGKSCSSAYFDLWNCSLCGSDVCIYADLPQSLLLCFQKAANCYTFQSQYNVRMFLKSYIFTEMEKLFTESKN